The following are encoded in a window of Sphingobium sp. AP49 genomic DNA:
- a CDS encoding OsmC family protein: MAQGSAHIGKDRYRTEIIVGGHAITADEPETLGGANLGPAPYDLLLAALGACTAITLRMYAEKKGWPLESLDVALRLSGKEEKRIDRTLTIVGLDAEQRARLADVAERTPVTLTLKQGLPIATTLA; the protein is encoded by the coding sequence ATGGCCCAGGGTAGCGCCCATATCGGCAAGGACCGATATCGCACGGAGATCATCGTCGGCGGTCATGCCATCACCGCCGACGAGCCGGAGACGCTGGGCGGCGCCAATCTCGGCCCCGCGCCCTATGACCTGCTGCTGGCGGCGCTGGGGGCGTGCACCGCAATTACGCTGCGCATGTATGCGGAGAAGAAGGGCTGGCCGCTTGAATCGCTCGATGTCGCGCTGCGCCTGTCGGGCAAGGAGGAAAAGCGGATCGACCGGACGCTGACGATCGTCGGGCTGGACGCGGAACAGCGGGCACGACTGGCCGATGTTGCCGAGCGGACGCCGGTTACATTGACGTTGAAGCAGGGCCTGCCGATCGCGACGACGCTGGCCTGA
- a CDS encoding low molecular weight protein-tyrosine-phosphatase, producing the protein MQASVLFVCLGNICRSPLAEAALRAEAEQAGLDIVVDSAGTGDWHVGDAPDPRAQAVARRHGIDISFYRGRQAKPVDFHRFTHIFALDSDNLANLRRIRPADGTASLSLLMDLVPGREGSGVTDPYYGNDAGFDITWDDVIRAAKAIVAGLQA; encoded by the coding sequence ATGCAGGCGTCGGTCCTGTTCGTCTGCCTCGGCAATATCTGTCGCTCCCCGCTTGCCGAAGCCGCGCTGCGGGCGGAGGCCGAACAGGCCGGGCTGGACATAGTGGTGGATTCGGCCGGCACCGGCGACTGGCATGTCGGCGATGCGCCCGATCCGCGCGCGCAGGCGGTGGCGCGGCGCCATGGCATCGACATCAGCTTCTATCGCGGGCGGCAGGCGAAGCCGGTGGATTTCCACCGCTTCACCCATATCTTCGCGCTCGACAGCGACAATCTCGCCAATCTGCGCCGCATCCGCCCCGCCGACGGCACCGCCAGCCTGTCTTTGCTGATGGATCTGGTGCCGGGGCGTGAGGGCAGCGGCGTGACCGACCCCTATTATGGCAATGATGCCGGCTTCGACATCACCTGGGACGATGTCATCCGCGCAGCCAAGGCAATCGTGGCCGGGCTTCAGGCCTGA